A window of Pantoea agglomerans contains these coding sequences:
- the potD gene encoding spermidine/putrescine ABC transporter substrate-binding protein PotD: MKRWSHWLAAGALALGMQSAQADDASTLYFYNWTEYVPPGLLEQFTKETGIKVIYSTYESNESMYARLKTWKDGAYDLVVPSTYFVAKMRNEGMLQKIDKAQLSNFKNLDPNLLNKPFDPGNDYSIPYIWGATAIGVNTDALDAKSVQSWADLWKPEYKQSLLLTDDAREVFQMALRKLGLSGNTRDPEEINAAYEELKKLMPNVLAFNSDNPGNPFMEGEVNLGMIWNGSAYVARQAGTPLEVVWPKEGGIFWMDNLAIPANAKNKAGALKLINFLLRPDVAAKVAETIGYPTPNLAAKALLPKAVASDPSLYPPAEVINKGEWQDDVGDASVQYETLFQKLKAGR; encoded by the coding sequence ATGAAGAGATGGTCTCACTGGCTGGCGGCTGGGGCGCTGGCGCTGGGCATGCAGAGCGCGCAGGCTGACGACGCCAGTACGCTCTACTTCTATAACTGGACCGAATATGTGCCGCCGGGGCTGCTGGAGCAGTTCACTAAAGAGACCGGCATCAAGGTGATCTACTCCACCTACGAGTCCAACGAGAGCATGTATGCCAGGCTGAAGACCTGGAAAGATGGCGCCTACGATCTGGTGGTGCCTTCCACCTATTTCGTGGCGAAGATGCGCAACGAGGGCATGCTGCAGAAGATCGACAAGGCGCAGCTGAGCAACTTTAAAAATCTCGATCCGAATCTGCTGAATAAGCCGTTCGATCCCGGTAACGACTATTCGATCCCCTATATCTGGGGCGCAACGGCGATCGGCGTTAATACCGACGCGCTGGACGCGAAGTCTGTGCAGAGCTGGGCCGATCTGTGGAAGCCGGAGTATAAGCAGAGTCTGCTGCTTACCGACGATGCGCGCGAGGTGTTCCAGATGGCGCTGCGCAAGCTGGGGCTTTCCGGCAATACCCGCGATCCAGAAGAGATTAACGCCGCTTATGAAGAGCTAAAGAAGCTGATGCCCAACGTGCTCGCCTTTAACTCCGACAACCCAGGCAATCCGTTTATGGAAGGCGAAGTGAATCTCGGCATGATCTGGAACGGCTCCGCCTACGTGGCGCGCCAGGCGGGCACGCCGCTGGAGGTGGTCTGGCCGAAAGAGGGCGGCATTTTCTGGATGGATAATCTGGCGATCCCGGCCAACGCAAAAAACAAGGCGGGGGCGCTGAAGCTGATTAACTTCCTGCTGCGTCCCGATGTGGCGGCGAAAGTGGCGGAAACCATCGGCTACCCGACGCCGAACCTGGCCGCGAAGGCGCTGCTGCCGAAGGCGGTGGCGAGCGATCCGTCGCTCTATCCCCCCGCCGAGGTGATCAACAAGGGGGAATGGCAGGATGATGTCGGCGACGCCAGCGTGCAGTATGAGACGCTGTTCCAGAAGCTAAAGGCGGGACGGTAA
- a CDS encoding type II toxin-antitoxin system HigB family toxin, which yields MHVISKEPFEQAARLFPNDARAIKALYRLVRETDFKTPEELRAAVPSLDHFKYRDKWWVLDVGGNNLRVIAYINFVNKRFYVKHIATHAEYDKLTRYYRENKE from the coding sequence ATGCACGTCATTTCAAAAGAGCCATTTGAGCAAGCGGCGCGGTTATTTCCTAACGATGCCAGGGCCATCAAGGCGCTGTATCGTCTGGTACGCGAAACAGACTTCAAAACGCCCGAAGAACTGCGCGCTGCCGTACCGAGCCTGGACCATTTTAAATACCGTGACAAATGGTGGGTTTTAGATGTAGGGGGCAACAATTTGCGAGTAATCGCCTACATAAACTTCGTGAATAAGCGCTTCTACGTTAAGCACATCGCTACCCACGCTGAATACGATAAGCTGACTCGCTACTATCGGGAGAATAAAGAATGA
- a CDS encoding type II toxin-antitoxin system HigA family antitoxin, whose translation MIADTIKAIEATKQLVAAVPLLGGSNSEKDYRDALALVDYLIDHDDENPLIDFLAAKIAHYEDNSERFAEFNKEVDEMPVGVALLRTLIDQHRLSYSDLSEEIGSKSLVSQILSGQRSLTISHIKALSARFGVKPQWFL comes from the coding sequence ATGATCGCCGACACCATTAAAGCTATCGAAGCGACCAAACAACTGGTCGCGGCTGTTCCCCTGCTGGGGGGCAGCAACTCAGAGAAAGACTACCGTGACGCACTGGCTCTAGTGGACTACCTGATTGACCACGACGATGAAAACCCGCTGATCGACTTTCTTGCGGCAAAAATTGCACACTACGAGGACAATAGCGAGCGCTTTGCAGAGTTCAACAAAGAGGTTGACGAAATGCCAGTTGGCGTTGCGCTGCTGCGCACGTTGATTGACCAGCATAGATTGTCTTACTCCGACCTGAGCGAGGAAATCGGCTCTAAATCGCTTGTTAGCCAAATCCTGTCCGGTCAGCGCTCTCTGACGATCTCACATATCAAGGCTCTTTCCGCTCGCTTCGGGGTAAAACCTCAATGGTTCCTGTGA
- the cobB gene encoding Sir2 family NAD+-dependent deacetylase: MRTPRRRLRLARYKKTRRKVHQRFRQRIFERDRQAELAAHPQPFVVVLTGAGISAESGIQTFRAADGLWEEHRVEDVATPEGYRRDPELVQRFYNARRRALHASEIQPNAAHRALAELEQVLGDNFLLVTQNIDNLHERAGNSRVLHMHGELLKVRCTSSGQVIAWNGDLTTDDRCTCCQFPAPLRPHVVWFGEMPVGMEEIYQALEQADLFIAIGTSGHVYPAAGFVHEAKLQGAHTVELNLEPSLVGNEFAERHYGLASEEVPRFVDGFLRSLYK, encoded by the coding sequence ATGCGCACACCGCGTCGACGCTTGCGGCTCGCCCGCTATAAGAAGACCCGCCGCAAGGTGCATCAGCGTTTTCGCCAGCGTATTTTTGAGCGCGATCGTCAGGCGGAGCTGGCGGCCCATCCGCAGCCGTTCGTGGTGGTGCTGACCGGCGCGGGTATTTCAGCTGAGTCGGGCATTCAGACCTTTCGCGCCGCCGACGGCCTCTGGGAAGAGCATCGCGTGGAGGATGTGGCGACGCCGGAAGGCTACCGCCGCGATCCTGAGCTGGTGCAGCGTTTTTACAACGCGCGCCGCCGCGCCCTGCACGCCAGCGAGATCCAGCCCAACGCCGCGCACAGGGCGCTGGCCGAGCTGGAGCAGGTGCTGGGCGATAACTTTTTGCTGGTGACGCAGAATATCGACAATCTGCACGAGCGCGCGGGCAACAGCCGCGTGCTGCATATGCACGGCGAACTGCTGAAGGTGCGCTGCACCAGCAGCGGCCAGGTGATCGCCTGGAACGGGGATCTGACCACCGACGATCGCTGCACCTGCTGTCAGTTTCCCGCGCCGCTGCGTCCGCATGTGGTGTGGTTTGGCGAGATGCCTGTCGGCATGGAGGAGATTTATCAGGCGCTGGAGCAGGCGGATCTCTTTATCGCCATCGGCACTTCCGGCCATGTCTATCCGGCGGCGGGCTTTGTGCATGAGGCGAAACTGCAGGGCGCCCATACCGTGGAGCTGAATCTGGAGCCGAGCCTGGTGGGCAACGAGTTCGCCGAGCGTCACTACGGGCTGGCGAGCGAGGAAGTGCCGCGCTTTGTGGATGGTTTCTTGCGGAGTTTGTATAAGTAA
- the lolE gene encoding lipoprotein-releasing ABC transporter permease subunit LolE, giving the protein MGSSLSLLLGLRFSRGRRGGGMVSLISIISTLGIALGVAVLIIGLSAMNGFERELNNRILAVVPHGEIEAVNQPFRNWQALIAPVEQVPGIAAAAPYVNFTGLIESGAKLQALQVKGVDPAQEPRLSALPQFVEGDGWKTFAAGKQQIILGGGIARTLNVKQGSWITILIPNNDGGTKLLQPKRIRLQVSGILQLSGMLDHSLALVPLADAQSYLDMGDSVTGIALKMQDPFQAVKLVRDAGEATHSDVYIRSWIGTFGYMYRDIQMIRAIMYLAMVLVIGVACFNIVSTLVMAVKDKSSDIAVLRTLGAKDGLIRAIFIWYGLLAGLLGSVSGVVIGVLVALNLTTLVRGLESLTGHHLLAGDIYFIDFLPSELHWLDVGSVLLTAIVLSLLASWYPARRASRIDPARVLSGQ; this is encoded by the coding sequence ATGGGTTCGTCGTTATCCCTGTTGTTAGGGCTGCGTTTTAGCCGCGGCCGCCGCGGCGGCGGCATGGTGTCGCTGATCTCGATTATCTCTACCCTCGGCATCGCGCTGGGCGTGGCGGTGCTGATCATCGGCCTGAGCGCCATGAACGGCTTCGAGCGCGAGCTGAACAACCGTATTCTGGCGGTGGTGCCGCACGGTGAGATCGAGGCGGTCAATCAGCCGTTCCGCAACTGGCAGGCGCTGATAGCCCCCGTGGAGCAGGTGCCCGGCATCGCCGCCGCCGCGCCCTACGTTAACTTTACCGGCCTGATCGAGAGCGGCGCGAAGCTGCAGGCGCTGCAGGTGAAAGGGGTCGATCCGGCGCAGGAGCCGCGCCTCAGCGCGCTGCCGCAGTTTGTGGAGGGGGACGGCTGGAAAACCTTCGCCGCGGGCAAACAGCAGATTATTTTAGGCGGCGGCATCGCCCGCACCCTGAACGTAAAGCAGGGCAGCTGGATTACTATCCTGATCCCCAACAACGACGGCGGCACGAAACTGCTGCAGCCGAAGCGTATTCGCCTGCAGGTGAGCGGCATCCTGCAGCTGAGCGGCATGCTGGACCACAGTCTGGCGCTGGTGCCGCTGGCGGATGCCCAAAGCTATCTCGATATGGGTGACAGTGTCACGGGTATCGCCCTGAAGATGCAGGACCCCTTCCAGGCGGTGAAGCTGGTGCGCGACGCGGGCGAGGCGACCCACAGTGACGTCTATATCCGCAGCTGGATCGGCACCTTCGGCTATATGTATCGCGATATTCAGATGATCCGCGCCATTATGTATCTGGCGATGGTGCTGGTGATTGGCGTAGCCTGTTTTAATATCGTCTCGACGCTGGTGATGGCGGTGAAGGACAAGAGCAGCGATATTGCGGTGCTGCGCACCCTGGGCGCTAAAGATGGGCTGATCCGCGCCATCTTTATCTGGTACGGCCTGCTGGCTGGGCTGCTCGGCAGCGTCAGCGGCGTGGTGATCGGCGTGCTGGTGGCGCTGAATCTCACCACGCTGGTGCGCGGGCTGGAATCGCTGACCGGCCATCATTTGCTGGCGGGCGATATCTACTTTATCGATTTTCTGCCCTCTGAGCTGCACTGGCTCGACGTTGGCTCGGTGCTGCTGACGGCGATTGTGCTTAGCCTGCTGGCGAGCTGGTATCCGGCGCGGCGCGCCAGCCGCATCGATCCGGCGCGGGTGCTGAGCGGTCAGTAA
- the lolD gene encoding lipoprotein-releasing ABC transporter ATP-binding protein LolD, whose protein sequence is MSNTPLLQCRELCKRYQEGSVQTDVLRNVTFSLQPGELVAIVGSSGSGKSTLLHLLGGLDAPTSGDVVFDGQSLNAMSSSAKASLRNRELGFIYQFHHLLPDFNALENVAMPLLIGKTGKAEAQQRAREMLAAVGLEKRAHHRPSELSGGERQRVSIARALVNRPRLVMADEPTGNLDARNADAIFELLGELNVRQGTAFLVVTHDLHLAKRLSRQMEMRDGQLSEQVTLAGAL, encoded by the coding sequence ATGAGTAACACCCCTTTGTTGCAGTGCCGCGAACTGTGCAAACGCTATCAGGAAGGCAGCGTGCAGACTGACGTGCTGCGCAACGTCACCTTTAGCCTGCAGCCCGGTGAGCTGGTGGCGATTGTCGGCAGCTCCGGCTCCGGCAAAAGTACGCTGCTGCATCTGCTGGGCGGGCTGGACGCGCCCACCTCTGGCGATGTGGTATTTGACGGCCAGTCGCTGAACGCCATGTCATCCTCTGCCAAAGCCTCGCTGCGCAACCGCGAGCTGGGCTTTATCTACCAGTTCCATCATCTGCTGCCCGACTTTAACGCGCTGGAAAACGTGGCGATGCCGCTGCTGATCGGCAAAACCGGCAAGGCGGAGGCGCAGCAGCGCGCGCGCGAGATGCTGGCGGCGGTAGGCCTGGAGAAGCGGGCGCATCACCGACCGTCGGAGCTGTCGGGCGGCGAGCGCCAGCGCGTCTCTATCGCCCGCGCGCTGGTGAACCGCCCGCGTCTGGTGATGGCGGATGAGCCAACAGGCAACCTCGACGCGCGCAACGCCGACGCCATTTTTGAACTGCTGGGCGAGCTGAATGTCCGTCAGGGCACCGCCTTTCTGGTGGTGACGCACGATCTGCATCTGGCGAAGCGCCTGTCGCGCCAGATGGAGATGCGCGACGGTCAGCTAAGCGAGCAGGTGACCTTAGCAGGAGCGCTCTGA
- the lolC gene encoding lipoprotein-releasing ABC transporter permease subunit LolC — translation MYQPVALFIGLRYMRGRASDRFGRFVSWLSTIGITLGVLALVTVLSVMNGFERELEGNILGLMPQALVTSDKGSINPQQQPAASLKLAGVSRMAPLTTADVVLQSAHNVSVGVMLGIQPDEKDPLTPYLVNTPQSVLQSGQYNVILGEQLATQLGVKRGDELRLMVPSVSQFTPMGRVPSQRLFTVAGTYAANSEVDGYQILVNQQDASRLMRYPAGNVTGWRLWLDKPLAVDALSQQPLPAGLVWKDWRERKGDLFQAVRMEKNMMGLLLSLIVAVAAFNIITSLGLLIMEKQGEVAILQTQGLTRRQIVAVFMVQGASAGIIGALLGTLLGVLLASQLNNLMPVIGLFLDGAALPVDINLWQVITIAVTAMAVALLSTLYPSWRAAAVQPAEALRYE, via the coding sequence ATGTATCAACCTGTCGCGCTATTTATCGGCCTGCGCTATATGCGCGGGCGAGCATCGGATCGCTTTGGTCGCTTCGTTTCCTGGCTCTCCACTATCGGCATTACGCTCGGTGTGCTGGCCCTGGTCACCGTACTGTCGGTGATGAACGGCTTTGAACGCGAGCTGGAGGGCAATATTCTCGGGCTGATGCCGCAGGCGCTGGTCACCAGCGACAAAGGCAGCATCAACCCGCAGCAGCAGCCCGCCGCGAGCCTTAAGCTGGCGGGCGTCAGCCGCATGGCGCCGCTCACCACCGCTGACGTGGTACTGCAGAGCGCGCATAACGTGTCGGTTGGCGTGATGCTCGGCATTCAGCCCGACGAAAAAGATCCCCTGACGCCTTATCTGGTCAACACGCCGCAAAGCGTGCTGCAGTCGGGCCAGTACAATGTCATCCTTGGCGAACAGCTGGCGACGCAGCTTGGCGTGAAGCGCGGCGACGAGCTGCGCCTGATGGTGCCGTCGGTCAGCCAGTTTACCCCGATGGGCCGCGTGCCGAGCCAGCGTCTGTTTACCGTAGCGGGAACCTATGCGGCCAACAGCGAGGTGGACGGCTACCAGATCCTGGTCAACCAGCAGGACGCCTCGCGCCTGATGCGCTATCCGGCGGGCAACGTCACCGGCTGGCGTCTCTGGCTGGATAAGCCGCTGGCGGTGGATGCGCTAAGCCAGCAGCCGCTGCCGGCCGGTCTGGTATGGAAAGACTGGCGCGAGCGCAAAGGCGACCTGTTCCAGGCGGTGCGCATGGAGAAGAATATGATGGGGCTGCTGCTGAGCCTGATCGTCGCCGTCGCCGCCTTTAATATCATTACCTCGCTCGGCCTGCTGATTATGGAGAAGCAGGGCGAGGTGGCGATCCTGCAAACGCAGGGGCTGACGCGCCGTCAGATTGTCGCGGTGTTTATGGTGCAGGGCGCCAGCGCCGGGATTATCGGCGCGCTGCTCGGCACCCTGCTGGGCGTGCTGCTGGCCAGCCAGCTCAATAATCTGATGCCGGTTATCGGCCTGTTTTTAGATGGCGCGGCGCTGCCGGTCGACATCAATCTCTGGCAGGTGATCACTATCGCCGTAACGGCGATGGCTGTCGCGCTGCTGTCGACGCTCTATCCCTCCTGGCGCGCCGCCGCCGTTCAACCCGCTGAGGCTTTACGTTATGAGTAA